A window of the Cynocephalus volans isolate mCynVol1 chromosome 10, mCynVol1.pri, whole genome shotgun sequence genome harbors these coding sequences:
- the SLC39A3 gene encoding zinc transporter ZIP3 codes for MTRLLVAKILCMVVVFFFMLLGSLLPVKIIESDYEKAHRSKKILSLCNAFGGGVFLATCFNALLPAVREKLQKVLRLGHISTDYPLAETIMLLGFLVTVFLEQLILTFRKEKPSFIDLETFNASSDAGSDSEYESPFMGATRGHSHGPGLRVQGLSRPGPLRLLSLAFALSAHSIFEGLALGLQEEGAKVVSLFVGVAIHETLVSVALGISMVRSGVTLRDAAKLAVTVSAMIPLGIGIGLGIESAEGLPSSVASVLLQGLAGGTFLLVTFLEILAKELEEKGDRLLKVLFLVLGYAVLAGMVFLKW; via the exons ATGACGAGGTTGTTAGTGGCCAAAATCCTCTGCATGGTGGTCGTGTTCTTCTTCATGCTGCTTGGCTCCCTGCTCCCTGTGAAGATCATCGAGTCGGACTATGAGAAGGCCCACCGCTCCAAGAAGATCCTTTCGCTCTGCAACGCCTTTGGGGGCGGGGTCTTTCTGGCCACATGCTTCAACGCTTTGCTGCCTGCTGTGAGGGAAAAG CTCCAGAAGGTTCTGCGCCTTGGGCACATCAGCACCGACTACCCACTGGCCGAGACCATCATGCTCCTGGGCTTCCTCGTGACGGTCTTCCTGGAGCAGCTGATCCTGACCTTCCGCAAGGAGAAGCCATCCTTCATCGACCTGGAGACCTTCAATGCCAGCTCGGATGCAGGCAGCGACTCAGAGTACGAGAGTCCCTTCATGGGGGCCACACGGGGCCACTCCCATGGCCCTGGCCTGCGTGTCCAGGGGCTGTCACGCCCCGGCCCCCTGCGCCTGCTCAGCCTGGCCTTCGCCCTGTCAGCACACTCCATCTTCGAGGGCCTGGCCCTGGGCCTGCAGGAGGAGGGCGCGAAGGTGGTCAGCCTGTTCGTGGGGGTGGCCATCCACGAGACGCTGGTGTCCGTGGCCCTGGGCATCAGCATGGTCAGGAGCGGTGTGACCCTACGGGATGCGGCCAAGCTGGCGGTGACTGTGAGCGCCATGATCCCACTGGGTATCGGCATTGGCCTGGGCATTGAGAGCGCCGAGGGCCTGCCCAGCAGTGTGGCCTCCGTGCTGCTGCAGGGCCTGGCGGGTGGCACTTTCCTCCTCGTCACCTTCCTCGAGATCCTGGCCAAGGAGCTGGAGGAAAAGGGCGACCGCCTGCTCAAGGTGCTGTTCCTGGTGCTGGGCTATGCCGTCCTGGCTGGGATGGTCTTTCTCAAGTGGTGA